A region of the Gemmobacter fulvus genome:
TTCGATCACACGGATCCCCTCCAGCGGTGCCATCATGTTACTTTGCCAGCTCTGCGTCGATCAGCGCCTTGAGGTCGGCATAGGCCATGTTGGCATGTTTCACACCATTGATGAACAGGGTCGGCGTGCCCTCCACCTTGTCGGCCTCCATGTTCTTCTGGAACTGCGCGACCATGGCCTCGGCCATCTTTTCATCCTTGAAACAGGCGTCCAGTGCGGCGCTGTCCAGCCCTGCGGTGCGGCCGATGGTTTTCAGGTTTTCAACCACAACCGCCGGATCGTCCGAGGCGGCCCATTCCTGCTGCTTTTCAAACAGGATGCTGGAAATGCCGAAATAACGCATATCGCCGCCGCAGCGCGCCATGATCGAGGCCCAGAGCCCGTAGCGGTCGAAATAGACCTCGCGGTAGACGAATTTCACCTTGCCGGTGTCGATGTATTCCGCCTTCAGCGGCTTGAACACCGCCGCGTGGAAACTGGCGCAATGCGGGCAGGTGTAGGACGCATATTCCATGATCGTCACCTTGGCATCCGCCGCGCCCAGCACCAGTTCCGGCACTTCGGGCAGGGCTGCCGCATCGGCTTCGCCTTCGGCAAAGGCAGGCAGGCCCATCACGGCCACAAGGGCGGTGGTCGCAGCAAGCCCGAGAAGGCTGCGCCGGGTCAGTTCGATCATGTGGAAACCTCTCATGTATTTCTGCGAGTTAAGATGTTTTGCGCCAGCGTTTCAAGCGCGGCGCGCAGCCCTTCGTCGCGCACGCCTTCGGCGGTTTCATGCGCCTTGGCCAGAACGGCGGGATCGGCGGGTTTGGGCGGGGCCTTGGGGGCGGGCGCGAATTGCGCCTGCCCTTCGGCAAAGCCCATCGGCGCGGTCTGGGTGATCATCACCCGCGAAATGGCCGCATAGCCATAACAGGCATTCACCTTTTCCTTGATCATCGGCAGCTGCATCTGCACCATCGGCGCTTCGGTGGCGCGCACCAGCACCGTCAGCGTCGCCCCGAACGCGCCTTTGGAATAGCCGACCTTCACCGGGCGGGTCGCACGGGCCAGATCTTCGCCCACGATTTCGGCCCAATGCGTCAACAGGCGGGTAACGGCAAAGCCCCGGCTTTCGCCCGCGCTGCGGATACGGTCTTTCAGCAGCCCGGAGGCCGCCTCGAAACCGCGCATCCTGCGCCCGCGCGGCGACCACCCAGCTTTTTCGCCCTGATCCGCCATACGGCCCGTCCCAAACGCGGCCCATCCGCTTGGATATATCCTAGCGCCAGCCCTGCCCCTCTGCCAGCACCCACGCACTGCACGCGGCATAAAGATTGCGTGACGAGGGCGCTAGCCCTGCTCTGGTGCCGGGCACCGCACCAGCAGCACCCCCAACCCGAAGCCCAGCAGACCAAGGCCAAGGCAGGTGGCATAGACCGCCGTCGCCCCGCCCCAC
Encoded here:
- a CDS encoding DsbA family protein, whose translation is MIELTRRSLLGLAATTALVAVMGLPAFAEGEADAAALPEVPELVLGAADAKVTIMEYASYTCPHCASFHAAVFKPLKAEYIDTGKVKFVYREVYFDRYGLWASIMARCGGDMRYFGISSILFEKQQEWAASDDPAVVVENLKTIGRTAGLDSAALDACFKDEKMAEAMVAQFQKNMEADKVEGTPTLFINGVKHANMAYADLKALIDAELAK
- a CDS encoding DUF721 domain-containing protein — translated: MRGFEAASGLLKDRIRSAGESRGFAVTRLLTHWAEIVGEDLARATRPVKVGYSKGAFGATLTVLVRATEAPMVQMQLPMIKEKVNACYGYAAISRVMITQTAPMGFAEGQAQFAPAPKAPPKPADPAVLAKAHETAEGVRDEGLRAALETLAQNILTRRNT